A single window of Archangium gephyra DNA harbors:
- a CDS encoding response regulator, with the protein MKTLLVVDDEVGITEALNDLLSEEGFHVLVAGNGREALTRMAEKRPDLILLDYMMPVMDGRELLLALQADAALRHLPVLMMSAVPRSSLPPDCKPTGFLRKPFTIDRLLMEVNRLLGATAKP; encoded by the coding sequence GTGAAGACCCTCCTCGTGGTGGACGATGAGGTCGGCATCACCGAAGCGCTCAACGATTTGTTGAGCGAAGAGGGCTTTCACGTCCTCGTGGCGGGCAACGGCAGGGAAGCCCTGACGCGCATGGCGGAGAAGCGGCCGGACCTCATCCTGCTCGACTACATGATGCCGGTGATGGATGGGCGCGAGCTGCTGCTGGCCCTCCAGGCCGACGCCGCCCTGCGGCACCTCCCCGTGCTCATGATGAGCGCCGTGCCGCGCTCCAGCCTGCCCCCGGATTGCAAGCCCACCGGCTTCCTGCGCAAGCCCTTCACCATCGACCGGCTGCTGATGGAAGTGAACCGGTTGCTCGGGGCCACGGCGAAGCCCTGA
- a CDS encoding ATPase domain-containing protein, translating to MSESTTERPQDRIPTGVPGLDTVLHGGLLRRGVYMLQGRPGAGKTILSNQVCFHHAAQGGRVLYATLLAETHERLLFNLEPLTFFDTSRIPEQVSYLSAFATLEQGGLKALVEVLRREARARQATLLVVDGLVTAEESAQTKRDFKKFIHELQIHANLVGCTILLLTSSSEEPVGPEHTMVDGVIELTDNRLGRRTERELEVKKFRGSSYLRGGHAFQITREGIQVHPRIEALLQNPSREDPCKSNRVPTGIAQLDKMLQGGVPCASTSVLFGPTGAGKTTFGLHFLDESSKSEPGLLFGFYETPPRLLLKASRLGLGLEKKHKQGVVDILWHSPTERILDGLGNKLLNTVRERGVKRLFVDGVDGFLQSASDPNRISHFLAALTNELRVLGVTTLYTSELQEMFSREVKLPISGVSSLVENIFFLRFVELHAQLHRMLSVVKVRDSDYDSSLREYRITSQGIVLADTFQSAESVLSGNAKTVSPPRRRGLLKKRSR from the coding sequence ATGAGTGAGTCGACGACGGAGCGGCCTCAGGACCGGATTCCCACGGGAGTGCCCGGGCTGGACACCGTCCTGCACGGGGGCTTGCTGCGCCGGGGTGTGTACATGCTCCAGGGCCGCCCGGGCGCGGGGAAGACGATCCTCTCCAACCAGGTGTGCTTCCACCATGCCGCCCAGGGTGGCCGCGTCCTCTACGCCACCCTGCTGGCCGAGACGCACGAGCGCCTGCTCTTCAACCTCGAGCCGCTCACCTTCTTCGACACCTCCCGCATCCCCGAGCAGGTCTCCTACCTGAGCGCCTTCGCGACGCTCGAGCAGGGCGGCCTCAAGGCGCTCGTGGAGGTGCTCCGCCGCGAGGCCCGGGCGCGCCAGGCCACCCTGCTCGTGGTGGATGGCCTGGTGACGGCGGAGGAGAGCGCCCAGACGAAGCGGGACTTCAAGAAGTTCATCCACGAGCTGCAAATCCACGCCAACCTCGTCGGCTGCACCATCCTGCTGCTCACCAGCTCCAGCGAGGAGCCGGTGGGGCCCGAGCACACCATGGTGGACGGCGTCATCGAGCTGACCGACAACCGGCTGGGCCGGCGCACGGAGCGCGAGCTGGAGGTGAAGAAGTTCCGCGGCAGCAGCTACCTGCGCGGCGGCCACGCCTTCCAAATCACCCGCGAAGGCATCCAGGTGCACCCGCGCATCGAGGCGCTCCTGCAGAATCCCTCGCGCGAGGACCCCTGCAAGTCCAACCGGGTCCCCACGGGCATCGCCCAGCTGGACAAGATGCTCCAGGGGGGCGTTCCGTGTGCCTCCACCAGCGTCCTCTTTGGCCCCACCGGGGCGGGCAAGACGACGTTCGGGCTGCACTTCCTCGACGAGTCGAGCAAGTCGGAGCCGGGCCTCCTCTTCGGCTTCTACGAGACGCCGCCCCGCCTCCTCCTCAAGGCCAGCAGGCTGGGGCTCGGCCTCGAGAAGAAGCACAAGCAGGGCGTCGTCGACATCTTGTGGCACTCGCCCACCGAGCGCATTCTCGACGGGCTCGGCAACAAGCTCCTCAATACGGTGCGCGAGCGGGGCGTGAAGCGGCTCTTCGTCGATGGCGTGGACGGCTTCCTCCAGTCGGCGTCCGATCCCAACCGCATCAGCCACTTCCTCGCCGCGCTCACCAACGAGCTGCGGGTGCTGGGCGTCACCACCCTCTACACCAGCGAGCTGCAGGAGATGTTCAGCCGGGAGGTGAAGCTGCCCATCAGCGGGGTCTCGAGCCTCGTCGAGAACATCTTCTTCCTGCGCTTCGTGGAGCTGCACGCCCAACTCCACCGGATGCTGTCCGTGGTCAAGGTGCGCGACAGTGACTACGACTCCTCCCTCCGGGAGTACCGCATCACGTCCCAGGGCATCGTGCTCGCCGACACCTTCCAGAGTGCCGAGTCCGTTCTGTCGGGCAATGCGAAGACGGTCTCCCCGCCCAGGCGCAGGGGCCTGCTCAAGAAGCGGAGCCGGTAG
- a CDS encoding aminotransferase class I/II-fold pyridoxal phosphate-dependent enzyme, which produces MRIPDFKLERYFAKWEFNAPYLLCSSDIEGWRMSELLALADEDGRERWERLSLGYTESTGLPALREEIARMYPGLEPRHVLTFGGAQEAIFVLMNVLLGPGDHAVVTWPGYQSLYEVARATGAEVSLLRLREEDGWKLDLDALKRELRPQTKLLVVNFPHNPTGALPDAAAWRGLFALAEERGLHVLADEVYRLLEHDPKDTLPAAAELSARGVSLGVMSKAFGLAGLRVGWLASRDTALLERCAAYKDYTTICNAAPSEVLSLIALRARERVLDRSRELLARNLAVLDGFFARRADTFRWIRPASGSVAFPKLLKDMPVADFCQRLVETEGVLLLPGDVYDFPGNHFRLGLGRTNMPDALARLERFCDALWP; this is translated from the coding sequence ATGCGGATTCCGGATTTCAAGCTCGAGCGGTACTTCGCGAAGTGGGAGTTCAACGCGCCGTACCTGCTGTGCTCCTCGGACATCGAGGGCTGGCGGATGAGCGAGCTGCTCGCGCTGGCGGACGAGGACGGGCGCGAGCGCTGGGAGCGGCTCTCGCTGGGCTACACCGAGTCCACCGGGCTGCCGGCGCTGCGCGAGGAGATCGCCCGGATGTACCCCGGACTCGAGCCGCGGCACGTGCTGACCTTCGGAGGGGCGCAGGAGGCCATCTTCGTCCTGATGAACGTGCTGCTGGGGCCGGGAGACCACGCGGTGGTGACGTGGCCGGGCTATCAGTCGCTGTACGAGGTGGCGCGGGCCACGGGCGCCGAGGTGTCGCTGCTGCGGCTGCGCGAGGAGGACGGCTGGAAGCTGGACCTGGACGCGCTGAAGCGTGAGCTGCGGCCCCAGACGAAGCTGCTGGTGGTCAACTTCCCGCACAACCCCACGGGCGCCCTGCCCGACGCGGCGGCGTGGAGGGGCCTCTTCGCCCTGGCCGAGGAGCGCGGCCTCCACGTGCTGGCGGACGAGGTGTACCGGCTGCTGGAGCACGACCCCAAGGACACCCTGCCCGCGGCCGCGGAGCTGTCGGCGCGCGGCGTGAGCCTGGGGGTGATGTCCAAGGCCTTCGGGCTCGCGGGGCTGCGCGTGGGGTGGCTCGCGAGCCGGGACACCGCCCTGCTGGAGCGCTGCGCGGCCTACAAGGACTACACCACCATCTGCAACGCCGCCCCGAGCGAGGTGCTCTCCCTCATCGCCCTCCGGGCCCGGGAGCGCGTGCTGGACCGGAGCCGCGAGCTCCTCGCGCGCAACCTCGCCGTGCTGGATGGCTTCTTCGCCCGGCGGGCGGACACGTTCCGCTGGATACGTCCGGCCTCGGGAAGCGTGGCGTTCCCGAAGTTGTTGAAGGACATGCCGGTGGCCGACTTCTGCCAGCGGCTGGTGGAGACGGAGGGCGTGCTGTTGCTGCCTGGCGACGTGTATGACTTCCCGGGCAACCACTTCCGGCTCGGCCTGGGCCGGACGAACATGCCCGACGCGCTTGCCCGGCTGGAGCGCTTCTGCGACGCGTTGTGGCCTTGA
- a CDS encoding GrpB family protein, protein MGNVRFHSHEQVRERAEEAFRGHHARLSALLPYADIQHVGSTATPGVRTKGDLDIQVRVPPERFAEAEAVLAGHYARNEASDRTSEFSSFQDETLEVPLGIQLTAMGGSRDFFSRARDLLRADARLLAEYDALKARWEGRPMDEYREEKAAFFEKLLGSV, encoded by the coding sequence ATGGGAAACGTACGATTTCACTCCCACGAGCAGGTTCGCGAGAGGGCGGAAGAGGCCTTTCGCGGGCACCACGCGCGGCTGTCCGCGTTGCTGCCGTACGCGGACATCCAGCACGTGGGGAGCACGGCGACCCCGGGAGTCCGGACGAAGGGGGACCTGGACATCCAGGTGCGGGTGCCGCCCGAGCGCTTCGCGGAAGCGGAGGCGGTGCTGGCGGGACATTACGCGCGGAACGAGGCGAGTGACCGCACGTCCGAGTTCTCGAGCTTCCAGGACGAGACGCTGGAGGTGCCGTTGGGAATCCAGCTCACGGCGATGGGAGGGAGCCGCGACTTCTTCTCGAGGGCGAGGGACCTGCTGCGCGCGGACGCGAGGCTGTTGGCGGAGTACGACGCGCTGAAGGCGAGGTGGGAAGGCAGGCCGATGGACGAGTACCGGGAAGAGAAGGCGGCGTTCTTCGAGAAGCTGCTCGGCTCGGTGTAG